Proteins from one Catenuloplanes atrovinosus genomic window:
- a CDS encoding M1 family metallopeptidase: MGSLSRRAGVRWIAATLVATSTLAACGSLPDDVLGIGGGGGVGAGADGLGDPYFPRYGNGGYDVGHYDIRVRYDPDSDRLSGNVAISATAVMPLRRFNLDFEGLPVSRAVVAGRPATTRQRGSELQVTPESELTGAFTVELEYAGVPTMIPEAALGRGGFRHTDDGAVVIGQPESASSWFPVNDHPLDKATYRVEITVPEGRTALSNGVPDGSTTADGWTTWRWAERVPMASYLATMVVGDFRVQSGSHRDRPMVTAVAASIPAGGVEDAALARTGEIADFLEERFGPYPMEAYGGVIVADETVKFALENQSRPVYGPDYFRREDDGTWLVAHELAHQWFGNSVSIAGWQHIWLNEGFATYAQWLWDEHNRGAAVQTVFEATYGATDWSVRTGDPGRANIFSNGVYHRGALTVHALRLTVGDEAFFDILKTWTAERRNGNVVTADFVALAERVSGESLRPLFDAWLFGTTQPPVPER; encoded by the coding sequence CTGGGATCGCTCTCCCGCCGGGCCGGCGTGCGGTGGATCGCGGCCACGCTGGTCGCCACCAGCACGCTGGCGGCCTGCGGGTCGCTGCCGGACGACGTGCTCGGCATCGGTGGCGGCGGTGGTGTCGGTGCCGGCGCCGACGGCCTCGGTGATCCCTACTTCCCGCGCTACGGCAACGGCGGTTACGACGTCGGCCACTACGACATCAGGGTCCGCTACGACCCGGACAGCGACCGGCTGAGCGGGAACGTGGCGATCAGCGCCACCGCGGTCATGCCGCTGCGGCGGTTCAACCTCGACTTCGAGGGCCTGCCGGTCAGCCGCGCCGTGGTCGCCGGCCGGCCCGCCACCACCCGCCAGCGCGGTTCCGAGCTGCAGGTCACGCCGGAGTCCGAGCTCACCGGGGCGTTCACCGTGGAGCTGGAGTACGCGGGCGTACCCACGATGATCCCCGAAGCGGCGCTCGGCCGGGGCGGGTTCCGGCACACCGACGACGGCGCGGTCGTGATCGGCCAGCCGGAGTCCGCGAGTTCCTGGTTCCCGGTCAACGACCACCCGCTGGACAAGGCCACCTACCGCGTGGAGATCACCGTGCCGGAGGGGCGGACCGCGCTCAGCAACGGCGTGCCGGACGGCTCGACCACCGCGGACGGCTGGACCACCTGGCGCTGGGCCGAGCGCGTGCCGATGGCCAGTTACCTCGCCACCATGGTCGTCGGCGACTTCCGGGTCCAGTCCGGCAGCCACCGGGACCGGCCGATGGTCACGGCCGTGGCCGCGTCCATCCCGGCCGGCGGCGTGGAGGACGCGGCGCTGGCCCGCACCGGCGAGATCGCGGACTTCCTGGAGGAGCGCTTCGGTCCGTACCCGATGGAGGCCTACGGGGGTGTGATCGTCGCCGACGAGACCGTGAAGTTCGCGCTGGAGAACCAGTCGCGGCCGGTCTACGGACCGGACTACTTCCGGCGCGAGGACGACGGGACCTGGCTGGTCGCGCACGAGCTGGCCCACCAGTGGTTCGGCAACAGCGTGTCGATAGCGGGCTGGCAGCACATCTGGCTGAACGAGGGCTTCGCCACCTACGCGCAGTGGCTGTGGGACGAGCACAATCGCGGCGCCGCGGTGCAGACCGTGTTCGAGGCCACCTACGGCGCCACGGACTGGAGCGTGCGCACCGGCGACCCCGGGCGCGCGAACATCTTCAGCAACGGGGTCTACCACCGGGGCGCGCTGACCGTGCACGCGTTGCGGCTCACCGTCGGCGACGAGGCGTTCTTCGACATCCTGAAGACCTGGACCGCGGAGCGCCGCAACGGCAACGTGGTCACCGCGGACTTCGTCGCGCTGGCGGAGCGTGTCTCCGGCGAGTCGCTGCGCCCGCTCTTCGACGCCTGGCTGTTCGGCACGACCCAGCCGCCGGTCCCGGAACGCTGA
- a CDS encoding M1 family metallopeptidase, translating to MGVRKSVTAAVVVGLLATACTSGPESPSVTASGGGGAGIGADGIGDPYFPRYGNGGYDVSHYGIQVRYDPKSDQLTGRVAITAAATMPLRRFNLDFTGLPISRAVVDGQPATARQQEAELEITPAAEITGEFTVEIDYAGVPQPIKAILGEGGFLHTDDGAIALGQPESASSWFPVNDHPLDKATFDLAATVPDGLAALSNGTPEGAETADGWTTWRWAERAPMAPYLATLVIGDYRITSSSHKNRPILTAVPKSVPAGGPAETAMARTTDVADFLETQFGPYPFESYGGVVVSDPRISYALETQSRPVYGPSFFRAGGDGTWVVAHELAHQWFGDSVSIGGWQHIWLNEGFATYAEWLWAEHDRKISVQSQFDQVYGVMDWSVPTGDPGPANIFSGAVYRRGALAVHALRLTVGDEAFFDILKTWTTERRNGNAVTADFISLAERVSGESLRPLFDAWLFGTTKPPLPKP from the coding sequence GTGGGTGTGCGGAAGAGCGTGACAGCGGCGGTGGTCGTCGGTCTCCTGGCGACGGCGTGCACGTCGGGGCCGGAGTCGCCGTCGGTGACCGCCTCGGGCGGCGGCGGTGCCGGGATCGGCGCGGACGGCATCGGCGATCCGTATTTCCCCAGGTACGGCAATGGCGGCTACGACGTCTCCCACTACGGCATCCAGGTCCGGTACGACCCGAAGAGCGACCAGCTGACCGGGCGGGTGGCGATCACCGCGGCCGCGACCATGCCGCTCCGGCGGTTCAACCTGGACTTCACCGGCCTGCCGATCAGCCGCGCCGTGGTCGACGGGCAGCCCGCCACCGCGCGGCAGCAGGAGGCCGAGCTGGAGATCACGCCGGCGGCCGAGATCACCGGCGAGTTCACCGTGGAGATCGACTACGCCGGGGTGCCGCAGCCGATCAAGGCGATACTCGGCGAGGGCGGGTTCCTGCACACGGACGACGGCGCGATCGCGCTCGGCCAGCCGGAGTCGGCCAGTTCCTGGTTCCCGGTCAACGACCACCCGCTGGACAAGGCCACGTTCGACCTGGCGGCCACCGTCCCGGACGGGCTGGCCGCGCTCAGCAACGGCACGCCCGAGGGCGCGGAGACGGCGGACGGCTGGACCACCTGGCGGTGGGCGGAGCGCGCGCCGATGGCGCCGTACCTCGCCACGCTGGTGATCGGTGACTACCGGATCACGTCGAGCAGTCACAAGAACCGGCCGATCCTCACCGCGGTCCCGAAGTCCGTGCCGGCGGGCGGCCCCGCGGAGACGGCGATGGCCCGCACCACGGACGTCGCGGACTTCCTGGAGACACAGTTCGGGCCGTACCCGTTCGAGTCCTACGGCGGCGTGGTGGTCTCGGATCCGCGGATCAGCTACGCGCTGGAGACGCAGTCGCGGCCGGTCTACGGGCCGTCGTTCTTCCGCGCGGGCGGGGACGGCACCTGGGTGGTCGCCCACGAACTGGCCCACCAGTGGTTCGGCGACAGCGTCTCGATCGGCGGCTGGCAGCACATCTGGCTGAACGAGGGCTTCGCCACCTACGCCGAGTGGCTCTGGGCCGAGCACGACCGCAAGATCAGCGTCCAGTCCCAGTTCGACCAGGTCTACGGCGTGATGGACTGGTCCGTCCCGACCGGCGACCCCGGCCCGGCCAACATCTTCAGCGGCGCGGTCTACCGCCGGGGCGCGCTGGCCGTGCACGCGTTGCGGCTGACCGTCGGCGACGAGGCGTTCTTCGACATCCTGAAGACCTGGACCACGGAGCGCCGCAACGGCAACGCGGTCACCGCGGACTTCATCTCGCTGGCCGAGCGCGTCTCGGGCGAGTCGCTGCGCCCGCTCTTCGACGCCTGGCTGTTCGGCACGACGAAGCCGCCGCTGCCGAAACCCTGA
- a CDS encoding GuaB3 family IMP dehydrogenase-related protein has product MRDVVEIGLGKTAQRGYHLSDIAIVPSRRTRDVDDVSTVWQLDAYPFKIPCVAHPSDATMSPDTAIALGRLGGLGVLNVEGLWTRYEDPAKVLAELAALDEDESATPRLQEIYSEPIKPELIAERVWQIREGGVTVAVRVSPQHTLALAPVILDAGVDLLVIQGTLVSAEHVSTTDEPLNLKEFIADLDLPVIVGGCTDYKTALHLMRTGAAGVIVGIGADEWATTDTVLGIRVPMATAIADAAAARRDYLDETGGRYVHLIADGGISTSGDIAKALGCGADAVMLGEPLSLAEGAPAEGAWWHSAASHPNLPRGSFGPANEPLGTLETLLYGPASDPSGQLNLFGGLRRAMAKCGYRDLKEFQKVSLVLD; this is encoded by the coding sequence GTGCGTGACGTCGTCGAGATCGGGCTGGGCAAGACCGCGCAGCGCGGTTATCACCTGTCCGACATAGCGATCGTGCCGAGCCGCCGCACCCGGGACGTCGACGACGTCTCGACCGTGTGGCAGCTCGACGCGTACCCCTTCAAGATCCCCTGCGTGGCGCACCCCTCGGACGCCACCATGAGCCCGGACACCGCGATCGCGCTGGGCCGCCTCGGCGGCCTCGGCGTGCTCAACGTGGAGGGCCTCTGGACGCGGTACGAGGACCCGGCCAAGGTGCTGGCCGAGCTGGCCGCGCTGGACGAGGACGAGTCGGCCACTCCGCGCCTGCAGGAGATCTACTCCGAGCCGATCAAGCCGGAGCTGATCGCCGAGCGGGTCTGGCAGATCCGCGAGGGCGGCGTGACCGTCGCGGTCCGGGTGTCGCCGCAGCACACGCTGGCGCTCGCCCCGGTGATCCTGGACGCGGGCGTGGACCTGCTCGTCATCCAGGGCACGCTGGTCTCCGCGGAGCACGTGTCCACCACGGACGAGCCGCTGAACCTCAAGGAGTTCATCGCCGACCTGGACCTGCCGGTCATCGTGGGCGGCTGCACGGACTACAAGACCGCGCTGCACCTGATGCGCACCGGCGCGGCCGGCGTGATCGTGGGCATCGGCGCGGACGAGTGGGCCACCACGGACACCGTGCTCGGCATCCGGGTGCCGATGGCGACCGCGATCGCGGACGCCGCCGCGGCCCGCCGGGACTACCTGGACGAGACCGGTGGCCGGTACGTGCACCTGATCGCGGACGGCGGCATCTCCACCTCCGGCGACATCGCCAAGGCGCTGGGCTGCGGCGCGGACGCGGTGATGCTGGGCGAGCCGCTGTCGCTGGCCGAGGGCGCGCCGGCCGAGGGCGCCTGGTGGCACTCCGCCGCCAGCCACCCGAACCTGCCGCGTGGCTCGTTCGGGCCGGCCAACGAGCCGCTCGGCACGCTGGAGACGCTGCTGTACGGCCCGGCCTCCGACCCGAGCGGCCAGCTGAACCTGTTCGGCGGACTGCGCCGGGCGATGGCGAAGTGCGGCTACCGGGACCTCAAGGAGTTCCAGAAGGTCTCGCTGGTCCTGGACTGA
- the guaB gene encoding IMP dehydrogenase, with protein sequence MDFSSSVEQTVPLGLTFDDVLLQPGESDLLPSQLRTVTQLTRNVTLTIPLVSSAMDTVTEARMAIAMARQGGIGVLHRNLSAEEQASQVDLVKRSEAGMVTNPVTCGPDDTLADVDRLCGRFRISGVPVADASGRLVGIVTNRDMRFVSDPATPVKRMMTPLPLVTAPVGVTKEQALELLSKHKVEKLPIVDDAGMLRGLITVKDFTKSEQFPHATKDEAGRLRVAAAVGVGEEAYKRARGLVDAGVDVLMVDTAHGHNRAVADMVRQLKRDTTVDVVGGNIATYEGAKALVEAGADAVKVGVGPGAICTTRIVAGVGVPQITAIMEAARACRPAGVPVIGDGGIQYSGDIAKALVAGADTVMLGSLLAGCEESPGDLIFMNGKQYKTYRGMGSLGAMKGRGPEAKSYSKDRYFQADVTSDDKLIPEGVEGQVPYRGTLAQVSHQLVGGLRQAMFYVGAETVAELHRRGRLVRITAAGLKESHPHDIQMTVEAPNYHSR encoded by the coding sequence GTGGACTTTTCGTCGTCCGTAGAGCAGACCGTGCCGTTGGGGCTCACCTTCGACGACGTGCTCTTGCAGCCGGGTGAGTCGGATCTGCTGCCGAGCCAGCTGCGCACCGTCACGCAGCTCACCAGGAACGTGACGCTCACCATCCCGCTGGTCTCCAGCGCGATGGACACCGTCACCGAGGCGCGGATGGCGATCGCCATGGCCCGCCAGGGCGGCATCGGCGTGCTGCACCGCAACCTCTCCGCGGAGGAGCAGGCCAGCCAGGTCGACCTGGTCAAGCGCTCCGAGGCCGGCATGGTCACCAACCCGGTCACCTGCGGCCCGGACGACACGCTGGCAGACGTGGACCGGCTCTGCGGCCGGTTCCGGATCTCCGGCGTCCCGGTCGCGGACGCGAGCGGCCGGCTCGTCGGCATCGTCACCAACCGCGACATGCGCTTCGTCTCCGACCCGGCCACGCCGGTCAAGCGGATGATGACGCCGCTGCCGCTGGTCACCGCGCCGGTCGGGGTGACCAAGGAGCAGGCGCTGGAGCTGCTCAGCAAGCACAAGGTCGAGAAGCTGCCGATCGTCGACGACGCGGGCATGCTGCGCGGCCTGATCACGGTCAAGGACTTCACCAAGTCCGAGCAGTTCCCGCACGCCACCAAGGACGAGGCCGGCAGGCTGCGCGTCGCCGCCGCGGTCGGGGTCGGCGAGGAGGCGTACAAGCGGGCTCGCGGCCTGGTCGACGCCGGTGTGGACGTGCTGATGGTGGACACCGCGCACGGGCACAACCGCGCGGTCGCGGACATGGTGCGCCAGCTGAAGCGGGACACCACGGTCGACGTGGTGGGCGGCAACATCGCGACCTACGAGGGCGCGAAGGCGCTGGTCGAGGCCGGGGCGGACGCGGTGAAGGTGGGCGTCGGGCCGGGCGCCATCTGCACCACCCGGATCGTGGCGGGCGTCGGCGTCCCGCAGATCACCGCGATCATGGAGGCCGCCCGCGCCTGCCGCCCGGCCGGCGTGCCGGTGATCGGCGACGGCGGCATCCAGTACTCCGGCGACATCGCCAAGGCGCTGGTGGCCGGCGCGGACACGGTGATGCTCGGCAGCCTGCTGGCCGGCTGCGAGGAGAGCCCGGGCGACCTGATCTTCATGAACGGCAAGCAGTACAAGACGTACCGGGGTATGGGATCGCTCGGCGCCATGAAGGGCCGCGGTCCGGAGGCCAAGTCATACTCCAAGGACCGCTACTTCCAGGCCGACGTGACCAGCGACGACAAGCTGATCCCGGAGGGCGTCGAGGGCCAGGTCCCCTACCGGGGCACGCTGGCACAGGTGTCGCACCAACTGGTGGGCGGTCTCCGGCAGGCGATGTTCTACGTCGGCGCCGAGACCGTGGCCGAGCTGCACCGGCGTGGCCGGCTCGTCCGGATCACCGCGGCGGGGCTCAAGGAGAGCCACCCGCACGACATCCAGATGACCGTCGAGGCCCCGAACTACCACAGTCGCTGA
- a CDS encoding DUF5319 domain-containing protein gives MHDEPIDPFNGDPVDPSAGLDDLTDGDNLDPLTEAERQDVLEDLADLEIYQALLGPIGVRGLVIECEDCHEPHYFDWDLLRGNLRHLLSSGRPRVHEPAYDPDPDHYVTWEYARGYADGVHDTLTEGTDENE, from the coding sequence GTGCACGACGAGCCGATCGACCCCTTCAACGGCGACCCTGTCGACCCGTCTGCGGGCCTGGACGACCTCACCGATGGGGACAACCTGGATCCGCTGACCGAGGCTGAGCGCCAGGACGTGCTGGAAGATCTGGCCGATCTCGAGATCTACCAGGCGCTTCTGGGCCCGATCGGGGTGCGGGGCCTCGTCATCGAGTGCGAGGACTGTCACGAGCCGCACTATTTCGACTGGGACCTGCTGCGCGGCAACCTGCGTCACCTGCTCAGCTCGGGGCGCCCGCGGGTGCACGAGCCGGCGTACGACCCCGATCCGGACCACTACGTCACGTGGGAGTACGCGCGGGGTTACGCCGACGGGGTCCACGACACCCTCACCGAAGGAACCGACGAGAACGAGTGA
- a CDS encoding helix-turn-helix transcriptional regulator, with amino-acid sequence MRTVLVCVRTPLAAQAVATTAARLGVAGAVRTAVTEPEAMLRLAERPADVVLADTAVTRPDSVGFTRRVLARSPGAVIVLFGAEDPRAAAATVAAGARGVIRGAEQDMVSVVAKAVLLLCLPSRPPAGARPAGAGPAQAAVAGPVRATAGAVAEQGAASALGMMPGRVPTQVVPAQRGDFGDPGDGLGDLGRGGWPAVRPGEAELGREPEPAARRIALTERELQVLRGMSDGKSNAEIGRELFVSEDTVKTHARRLFRKLGARDRAHAVAAGFRAGLVD; translated from the coding sequence GTGCGTACCGTCCTCGTTTGCGTCCGGACGCCGCTGGCGGCTCAAGCCGTAGCGACCACGGCGGCCCGGCTGGGAGTGGCCGGCGCCGTCCGAACTGCGGTGACCGAGCCGGAGGCGATGCTGCGGCTGGCCGAGAGGCCGGCCGACGTGGTCCTGGCCGACACCGCGGTCACCCGGCCCGACAGCGTCGGATTTACACGGAGAGTATTGGCCAGATCCCCGGGGGCGGTGATCGTGCTCTTCGGCGCCGAAGACCCCCGGGCGGCGGCGGCCACGGTCGCCGCCGGGGCCCGGGGCGTCATCCGCGGTGCCGAGCAGGACATGGTCAGCGTGGTGGCCAAGGCGGTGCTCCTGCTCTGCCTGCCATCCCGCCCGCCGGCCGGTGCCCGTCCGGCCGGTGCCGGCCCGGCGCAGGCCGCCGTCGCCGGCCCGGTGCGCGCCACCGCCGGCGCGGTCGCCGAGCAGGGCGCCGCGTCCGCGCTCGGCATGATGCCGGGGCGGGTGCCGACCCAGGTCGTGCCCGCGCAGCGTGGTGACTTCGGCGATCCCGGCGACGGGCTGGGAGATCTCGGCCGGGGCGGCTGGCCCGCCGTCCGCCCGGGCGAGGCCGAGCTGGGCCGCGAGCCGGAGCCGGCCGCGCGCCGGATCGCGCTCACGGAACGGGAGTTGCAGGTGTTGCGCGGCATGTCGGACGGGAAGAGCAACGCGGAGATCGGGCGTGAGCTGTTCGTCTCGGAGGACACCGTGAAGACCCACGCGCGGCGACTGTTCCGGAAGCTGGGCGCGCGCGACCGGGCCCACGCGGTGGCGGCCGGGTTCCGCGCGGGCCTGGTGGACTGA
- a CDS encoding WhiB family transcriptional regulator yields MSNVRRLPGPISDLWEWQRLGSCRGRDSAQFFHPDGERGSSRNRRETKAKQVCGACPVRAQCAAHALSVREPYGVWGGFSESERLRLLAVGWEDLADRRHSAVDVARLEARLGAPHKSTVPVQRRPTAA; encoded by the coding sequence ATGTCCAACGTACGCAGACTGCCCGGCCCCATATCCGACCTCTGGGAGTGGCAGCGTCTCGGCAGTTGCCGGGGCCGCGACAGCGCGCAGTTCTTCCACCCGGACGGCGAGCGGGGCTCGTCGCGCAACCGGCGGGAGACGAAGGCCAAGCAGGTCTGCGGCGCCTGCCCGGTCCGGGCCCAGTGCGCGGCGCACGCCCTCTCCGTCCGCGAACCGTACGGCGTGTGGGGCGGGTTCAGCGAGTCCGAGCGACTGCGGCTGCTCGCCGTCGGCTGGGAGGACCTCGCCGACCGGCGTCACAGCGCGGTCGACGTGGCGCGCCTGGAGGCCCGCCTCGGCGCACCCCACAAGAGCACGGTTCCGGTGCAGCGGAGGCCCACCGCGGCCTGA